The following are from one region of the Gammaproteobacteria bacterium genome:
- the rseP gene encoding RIP metalloprotease RseP → MSFLISVLSFIVAIGILVSVHEFGHFWVARKLGIKVLRFSIGFGKPLFAIRGKDDVEYVVSAVPLGGYVKMLDEREGEVPVAERPLAFNNQVLWKRFAVVFAGPFFNFLFAIAAYALMFVIGVQGVRPYVGAVVPGTPAAVTGLQAGDLIRSVDGDPVETWEEARLAMLQAVVDQHDITLQVANGAQERRIDLKLNDQTALKHETDLIRNLGMVPFYAANPYIAGVEAGGAAAKAGLKKDDRVLEIDGRPAVSVPHFIDVIRQNPDKTLQLLILRDGARQTLPITPGQAERKGQVEGYIGAKVGAYVSQAMREEVSTIVRKGPVDALGAGLTRTWAMSSLTVQMFWNLLKGDVSIRNISGPITIAEYAGISASIGISAFLSFLALISVSLGVLNLLPIPVLDGGHLLYYLIEFVKGSPVSEEAEALGQRIGLAIIAALMVLAFYNDLSRLFH, encoded by the coding sequence ATGAGCTTTCTGATCAGCGTCCTGTCCTTTATCGTCGCCATCGGGATCCTGGTCTCGGTGCACGAATTCGGCCATTTCTGGGTGGCCCGCAAACTCGGCATCAAGGTGCTGCGTTTTTCGATCGGCTTCGGCAAGCCCCTGTTCGCGATTCGCGGCAAGGATGACGTCGAGTACGTCGTGTCGGCCGTGCCCCTGGGCGGTTACGTCAAGATGCTGGACGAAAGGGAAGGGGAGGTGCCGGTGGCGGAACGCCCGCTGGCGTTCAACAACCAGGTCCTGTGGAAACGGTTTGCCGTCGTGTTCGCCGGACCGTTTTTCAATTTCCTGTTCGCCATCGCCGCCTACGCCTTGATGTTCGTCATCGGCGTCCAGGGCGTGCGTCCCTATGTCGGTGCGGTCGTTCCCGGCACGCCCGCCGCCGTCACCGGTCTGCAGGCCGGCGACCTCATCCGCAGTGTCGACGGGGATCCGGTCGAGACCTGGGAGGAGGCGCGCCTGGCGATGCTACAGGCCGTGGTCGATCAGCACGACATCACCCTGCAGGTCGCCAACGGAGCGCAGGAACGCCGCATCGACCTCAAGCTCAATGACCAGACCGCCCTCAAGCACGAAACCGATCTGATCCGGAATCTCGGCATGGTGCCGTTTTACGCCGCCAACCCTTACATCGCCGGCGTCGAGGCCGGCGGTGCCGCGGCCAAGGCCGGCCTGAAAAAAGACGACCGCGTGCTCGAGATCGACGGCCGGCCGGCCGTGTCCGTGCCGCATTTCATCGACGTGATCCGCCAGAATCCGGACAAGACGCTGCAACTGCTGATCCTGCGGGACGGCGCACGACAGACCCTGCCGATCACGCCCGGGCAGGCCGAGCGCAAGGGCCAGGTCGAAGGCTACATCGGCGCCAAGGTGGGCGCCTACGTTTCCCAGGCGATGCGCGAGGAGGTGTCGACCATCGTGCGCAAGGGGCCGGTGGACGCCCTGGGCGCGGGCCTGACCCGAACCTGGGCAATGTCGTCGCTGACCGTGCAGATGTTCTGGAACCTTCTCAAGGGCGACGTGTCCATCCGCAATATCAGCGGCCCGATCACCATCGCGGAATACGCCGGCATCTCGGCCAGCATCGGCATCTCGGCGTTTTTGTCTTTCCTGGCCCTGATCAGCGTCAGCCTGGGAGTGCTCAATTTGCTGCCAATCCCTGTACTCGATGGCGGCCATCTGTTGTACTACCTGATTGAATTCGTAAAAGGCAGCCCGGTCTCCGAAGAGGCCGAGGCCTTGGGACAAAGAATCGGGCTCGCTATTATCGCTGCGCTGATGGTGCTGGCGTTCTACAACGATTTATCCAGGTTGTTTCACTAA
- the ispC gene encoding 1-deoxy-D-xylulose-5-phosphate reductoisomerase has product MANQANSKGICILGATGTIGANTLDVLSNHSDRFHIVALTANNDVDGLHKLCARYRPPLAAMADPDKAAQLRQRLRDDDLPTEVLAGQDALCQLAEHPDVHTVVAGIVGAAGLPPTLAAARAGKRILLANKEALVMSGQLFMDEVGKHAAELLPIDSEHNAIFQSLPADFSGGLEAAGVNQLLLTASGGPFLNTPLEKLEAVTPEDACAHPNWVMGRKISVDSATMMNKGLEVIEACWLFSVTPDDITVVIHPQSIIHSMVSYVDGSILAQMGQPDMRTPIAHALGWPGRIAANVKPLDFFSLGQLEFRQPDMEKFRCLALAFEAFQRGDSATAILNAANEIAVDSFLERRLRFTDIPRVIEQTLDETPLEKPDSIEHILEIDAQARAHAVDVARHLERA; this is encoded by the coding sequence ATGGCGAATCAGGCCAACAGCAAGGGTATCTGCATTCTCGGCGCCACCGGAACCATCGGCGCCAACACCCTCGACGTGCTGTCGAATCACTCCGACCGCTTTCATATCGTTGCGCTGACGGCCAACAACGACGTCGATGGTCTGCATAAGCTGTGCGCCCGGTACCGTCCCCCGCTGGCGGCGATGGCCGATCCGGACAAGGCGGCGCAGCTGCGCCAGCGATTGCGTGACGACGATCTGCCGACCGAAGTGCTCGCGGGCCAGGATGCCCTGTGCCAGCTCGCGGAGCATCCGGACGTGCATACCGTGGTGGCGGGCATCGTCGGTGCCGCCGGCCTGCCGCCCACTCTGGCCGCGGCACGGGCCGGCAAGCGCATCCTGCTCGCCAACAAGGAGGCGCTGGTCATGTCCGGCCAGCTGTTCATGGACGAGGTCGGCAAGCACGCCGCCGAACTCCTGCCCATCGACAGCGAACACAACGCCATCTTTCAATCCCTGCCGGCGGATTTTTCCGGCGGGCTCGAGGCCGCCGGCGTCAATCAACTGCTGCTGACCGCCTCCGGTGGACCGTTCCTGAACACACCGCTGGAGAAACTTGAAGCGGTCACGCCCGAGGATGCCTGCGCGCATCCGAACTGGGTGATGGGACGCAAGATCTCCGTCGATTCGGCCACCATGATGAACAAGGGACTGGAGGTCATCGAGGCCTGCTGGCTGTTCTCCGTCACGCCCGACGACATCACCGTGGTCATCCATCCGCAGAGCATCATCCACTCCATGGTCTCTTATGTGGACGGCTCCATCCTGGCCCAGATGGGTCAGCCGGACATGCGCACCCCCATCGCCCATGCGCTGGGCTGGCCCGGCCGGATCGCAGCCAACGTGAAACCGCTCGATTTCTTCAGCCTCGGCCAGCTCGAATTCCGCCAGCCGGACATGGAAAAATTCCGCTGCCTGGCGCTGGCCTTCGAGGCCTTCCAGCGCGGCGATTCGGCCACCGCCATTCTGAATGCCGCCAACGAGATCGCCGTCGACAGCTTTCTCGAACGGCGCCTGCGTTTCACCGACATCCCGCGCGTCATCGAACAGACGCTGGACGAGACGCCGCTGGAAAAGCCGGATTCCATCGAACACATCCTCGAGATCGATGCGCAGGCGCGCGCCCACGCGGTCGATGTCGCCAGGCACCTGGAGCGGGCATGA
- a CDS encoding phosphatidate cytidylyltransferase — MFKQRVVTGMILALAVFGAIAFVNSELLAVLVLIMLLVGGWEWANLVGIQNNAARAGYLILTAAACAAVVWFAPLNLVAIYAGTAWWTFVVVLLSFIRHVPHGASPLHYLLKAAGPPVLAVLLASIYWIHQQGWQWLFYLVLLTSLADTGAYLSGKTFGKRKLAPELSPGKTLEGLFGALLFSGVAAAAAGKIFGLPLGDGVYLVLLSLLVVVVSVFGDLFESLLKRAAGAKDSGHILPGHGGILDRVDSLTAAAPVFALGLRYMH; from the coding sequence GTGTTTAAGCAACGTGTGGTTACCGGGATGATTCTGGCGCTGGCCGTCTTCGGCGCCATTGCCTTCGTGAACAGCGAACTGCTGGCCGTCCTGGTGCTGATCATGCTGCTGGTCGGCGGTTGGGAATGGGCCAATCTGGTCGGCATCCAGAACAATGCCGCACGCGCGGGCTATCTGATACTGACCGCCGCGGCCTGCGCGGCCGTCGTCTGGTTCGCCCCCCTGAATCTGGTCGCCATCTACGCGGGTACGGCCTGGTGGACGTTCGTCGTCGTGTTGTTGTCGTTTATCCGCCACGTTCCGCACGGCGCCTCGCCGCTGCACTATCTGCTCAAGGCCGCCGGGCCGCCGGTGCTCGCCGTACTGCTCGCCAGCATCTACTGGATCCACCAGCAGGGCTGGCAATGGCTGTTCTATCTGGTGCTGCTGACCTCGCTGGCCGACACCGGCGCGTATCTCTCCGGCAAGACCTTCGGCAAGCGCAAGCTCGCTCCCGAGCTCAGTCCGGGCAAGACCCTCGAAGGCCTGTTCGGCGCGCTGCTGTTCAGCGGCGTCGCGGCCGCTGCGGCCGGCAAAATCTTCGGGCTGCCCCTGGGCGACGGGGTATACTTGGTGCTGCTCTCGTTGCTCGTCGTGGTGGTTTCCGTCTTCGGTGATTTGTTCGAGAGCCTGCTCAAGCGGGCCGCGGGGGCCAAGGACAGTGGCCATATCCTACCCGGGCACGGAGGCATCCTGGACCGGGTCGACAGCTTGACCGCTGCCGCCCCGGTATTCGCCCTCGGTCTCCGTTACATGCATTAG
- the uppS gene encoding polyprenyl diphosphate synthase, whose translation MSEVGADKIPTHVAIVMDGNGRWAQARHLPRTVGHRKGVEAARAIIKACVKFEIKHLTLFAFSSENWRRPSGEVSALMELFLSALKREIKALVEQGVRLQFIGEREALNEKLQQEMARAEEQSAGQSRLYLNIAVNYGGRWDIAQAAQLAVKDAIERGEPVESLTPEQLAGFTALADQPDPDLFIRTGGEQRISNFLLWQLAYAELYFTDTLWPDFGEAELGQAVADFSRRQRRFGMTSEQVGGRV comes from the coding sequence ATGTCTGAAGTCGGGGCAGATAAGATCCCTACCCATGTGGCAATCGTGATGGACGGCAACGGCCGCTGGGCACAGGCCCGGCATTTGCCGCGCACCGTCGGCCACCGCAAGGGCGTCGAAGCGGCCCGCGCCATCATCAAGGCGTGCGTTAAATTCGAGATCAAACATCTGACGCTGTTTGCGTTCAGCAGCGAGAACTGGCGCCGTCCCAGCGGCGAGGTCAGCGCGCTGATGGAGCTGTTTTTGAGCGCGCTTAAACGCGAAATCAAGGCACTGGTCGAGCAGGGCGTTAGGCTGCAATTCATCGGTGAGCGGGAGGCGCTGAACGAAAAGCTTCAGCAGGAGATGGCGCGCGCCGAGGAACAGTCCGCCGGGCAGAGTCGCCTGTATCTCAACATCGCCGTCAATTACGGCGGACGCTGGGACATCGCCCAGGCGGCGCAGCTGGCCGTAAAGGACGCCATCGAACGCGGCGAACCGGTCGAATCCCTCACCCCGGAACAGCTGGCGGGTTTCACGGCCCTGGCCGATCAGCCCGATCCGGACCTGTTCATCCGTACCGGCGGCGAACAGCGCATCAGCAACTTCCTGCTGTGGCAGCTCGCGTACGCAGAGTTGTACTTCACCGACACCCTGTGGCCCGATTTCGGCGAAGCCGAGCTGGGCCAGGCCGTGGCGGATTTCTCGCGCCGGCAGCGGCGTTTCGGCATGACCTCCGAACAGGTGGGCGGACGTGTTTAA
- the frr gene encoding ribosome recycling factor: MIEDIKKDAKQRMQKSVESLHAELKKIRTGRAHTSILDHVTVEYYGSEVPISQVANIHVEDARTLTVTPWEKPMVSAVEKAIMNSDLGLNPATAGTVIRVPMPPLTEERRRELVKVVRAEGESARVAIRNIRRDANSDFKTLQKEKEISEDDERRASDEIQKLTDQFVAEIDGILDVKEKELMEI; encoded by the coding sequence ATGATTGAGGACATTAAAAAAGACGCCAAACAACGCATGCAGAAAAGTGTCGAATCGCTGCATGCGGAGTTGAAAAAGATCCGTACCGGTCGTGCGCATACCAGCATCCTCGATCACGTGACCGTCGAATACTACGGTAGCGAGGTGCCGATCAGCCAGGTCGCCAACATCCATGTGGAAGACGCGCGCACCCTGACCGTCACGCCGTGGGAAAAACCGATGGTCTCCGCCGTTGAAAAGGCCATCATGAATTCCGATCTGGGTCTGAATCCGGCGACTGCCGGCACCGTCATTCGCGTCCCCATGCCGCCGCTGACCGAGGAGCGCCGCCGCGAACTGGTCAAGGTCGTGCGCGCCGAAGGCGAGAGTGCCCGTGTCGCGATCCGCAACATCCGGCGCGATGCGAATTCCGATTTCAAGACCCTGCAGAAGGAAAAGGAAATCTCCGAAGACGACGAACGCAGGGCCTCGGACGAAATCCAGAAGCTGACCGATCAGTTCGTCGCTGAAATCGACGGTATTCTGGATGTCAAAGAAAAAGAATTGATGGAGATCTGA
- the pyrH gene encoding UMP kinase — MSKPQYKRVLLKISGEALMGDLEYGIDPKIINRLGEEILELSREKVELAIVIGGGNIFRGAGLAQQAGMDRVTGDQMGMLATVINALAMQDAIERIGGFCRVMSALKINQVCEDYIRRRAIRHLEKGRIVVFAAGTGNPYFTTDTAASLRASEINADLMLKATKVDGVYTADPKLDADAKRYSRITYDEALQQRLGVMDATAMVMCRDNNIPLRIFNIFKPGDLKRVVHGEDIGTLVVRG, encoded by the coding sequence ATGAGCAAACCCCAATACAAGCGCGTTTTATTGAAGATAAGCGGCGAAGCCCTGATGGGCGATCTCGAGTACGGGATCGATCCGAAAATCATCAACCGGCTCGGCGAGGAAATTCTCGAACTCAGCCGCGAAAAGGTCGAACTCGCCATCGTTATCGGGGGAGGCAACATCTTCCGCGGTGCGGGGCTCGCGCAGCAGGCCGGTATGGACCGCGTGACGGGGGATCAAATGGGCATGCTCGCGACGGTCATCAACGCGCTGGCGATGCAGGACGCCATCGAGCGCATCGGCGGATTCTGCCGCGTCATGTCGGCGCTCAAGATCAATCAGGTCTGCGAGGACTACATCCGCCGCCGCGCCATACGTCATCTGGAAAAGGGGCGCATCGTCGTATTTGCGGCCGGTACCGGCAATCCTTATTTCACGACCGATACCGCAGCCAGCCTGCGCGCCAGCGAGATCAACGCCGACCTGATGCTCAAGGCGACCAAGGTGGACGGCGTGTACACCGCCGACCCCAAGTTGGATGCCGATGCGAAGCGTTATTCGCGAATCACCTACGACGAGGCGCTGCAACAGCGTCTCGGCGTCATGGATGCCACGGCCATGGTCATGTGCCGTGACAACAACATCCCTCTGCGGATATTCAATATTTTCAAGCCCGGCGACCTCAAACGCGTGGTCCACGGCGAGGATATCGGTACATTGGTTGTTCGAGGTTGA
- the tsf gene encoding translation elongation factor Ts, which translates to MSITAAMVKDLRERTGAGMMECKKALTETNGDIEAAIELMRKSGAAKAVKKAGRIAAEGKIVVKTDDAGSKAVIVEINCETDFVAKDENFESFTDSVAQVLLDHPMDDLDALLSHKLANGQSVEDARQELVSKIGENIQIRRFQRFETAGDNLGVYTHGTRIGVVVDLKGGDQELAKDICMHIAASRPVCISEEQVPADLVEKEKQIFKAQAEESGKPAEIVEKMITGRIKKYLAEITLVGQPFVKNPDQTVGKLLSEKGAEVIRFIRYEVGEGIEKKQENFADEVMAQVKGA; encoded by the coding sequence ATGTCGATTACAGCTGCAATGGTCAAGGATCTCCGCGAGCGCACCGGCGCGGGGATGATGGAATGCAAAAAGGCGCTGACGGAAACCAATGGCGATATCGAAGCCGCCATTGAACTGATGCGCAAGTCCGGCGCCGCCAAGGCCGTCAAGAAGGCCGGCCGCATCGCCGCGGAAGGCAAGATCGTGGTCAAGACCGACGATGCCGGTTCCAAGGCCGTGATCGTGGAGATCAACTGCGAAACCGATTTCGTCGCCAAGGACGAAAACTTCGAGTCCTTCACCGACAGCGTCGCACAGGTGCTGCTCGACCACCCGATGGACGACCTGGACGCGCTGCTCAGCCACAAACTGGCCAACGGCCAGAGCGTGGAGGACGCCCGCCAGGAACTGGTGAGCAAGATCGGCGAAAACATCCAGATCCGCCGTTTCCAACGTTTCGAAACCGCGGGCGACAACCTGGGCGTCTATACCCACGGCACCCGTATCGGCGTCGTGGTGGACCTCAAGGGCGGCGACCAGGAGCTGGCCAAGGACATCTGCATGCACATCGCCGCCAGCCGGCCGGTATGCATCAGCGAGGAGCAGGTGCCCGCCGATCTCGTCGAGAAGGAAAAGCAGATCTTCAAGGCGCAGGCCGAAGAAAGCGGCAAGCCCGCCGAGATCGTCGAAAAGATGATCACCGGCCGCATCAAGAAGTACCTGGCCGAGATCACCCTGGTGGGACAGCCGTTCGTCAAGAACCCCGACCAGACCGTCGGCAAGCTGCTGTCCGAGAAGGGCGCGGAAGTCATCAGATTCATCCGCTACGAAGTCGGCGAAGGAATAGAGAAGAAGCAGGAAAACTTCGCAGACGAGGTCATGGCCCAGGTCAAAGGGGCTTGA
- the rpsB gene encoding 30S ribosomal protein S2 has product MTSVTMRQMLEAGVHFGHQTRYWNPKMAPFIFGERNKIHIVNLEKTLPLFNEAMNYLGRLAANGGKIMFVGTKRSARDTIAEEAARCKMPYVNHRWLGGMLTNFKTVKQSIRRLNELETMLQEGGFERLNKKEVLMRRRELDKLNKSLGGIKDMNGLPDALFIIDVGYERIAVSEANKLGIPVVGVVDTNNSSEGIDYVIPGNDDSMRAIQLYTVAAADSILDGINSVSTQAQAGEDYVEMVEEAPKAAPKKKAAPKKKAATKKAAPKKKAATKTEDTEASSEAEQGAAEASNEAESE; this is encoded by the coding sequence ATGACGAGCGTAACCATGCGCCAGATGCTCGAAGCTGGCGTGCATTTCGGGCACCAGACCCGCTACTGGAATCCGAAGATGGCCCCTTTCATCTTCGGCGAACGCAATAAAATCCACATTGTTAACCTGGAAAAGACCCTGCCTCTGTTCAACGAGGCCATGAACTACCTGGGTCGACTGGCCGCCAACGGCGGCAAGATCATGTTCGTGGGCACCAAGCGTTCCGCCCGCGACACCATCGCCGAAGAGGCAGCACGCTGCAAGATGCCCTACGTCAACCACCGTTGGCTGGGCGGCATGCTGACCAACTTCAAGACCGTCAAGCAGTCCATTCGCCGCCTGAACGAGCTGGAAACCATGCTTCAGGAAGGCGGTTTTGAGCGCCTCAACAAGAAAGAGGTGCTGATGCGCCGCCGCGAGCTGGACAAGCTGAACAAGAGCCTGGGCGGCATCAAGGACATGAACGGGCTGCCCGACGCCCTGTTCATCATCGACGTCGGCTACGAGCGCATCGCCGTTTCCGAGGCGAACAAGCTGGGTATCCCGGTGGTCGGCGTGGTCGATACCAACAACTCTTCTGAAGGCATCGATTACGTCATTCCGGGCAACGACGACTCCATGCGCGCCATCCAGCTGTACACCGTGGCCGCGGCCGACAGCATTCTCGACGGCATAAACAGCGTGTCGACTCAGGCCCAGGCCGGCGAAGACTACGTCGAGATGGTCGAGGAGGCCCCCAAGGCCGCTCCCAAGAAAAAGGCCGCCCCGAAGAAGAAGGCTGCGACCAAGAAGGCCGCCCCCAAGAAAAAGGCCGCGACCAAGACGGAAGACACCGAGGCGTCTTCCGAGGCCGAGCAGGGTGCCGCCGAGGCGTCCAACGAAGCCGAATCTGAATAA
- the map gene encoding type I methionyl aminopeptidase, translating to MSVSIKNPEEIEKMRVAGRLAAQVLEMIGPHVQPGVTTGELDSLCHDFIVNEQQAIPAPLNYRGFPRSICTSVNHQVCHGIPGDKKLKKGDILNIDVTVIKDGFHGDTSKMFFVGKSTPAAERLVKVTREAMMVGIEMVRPGVRLGDIGHAIQQYAEARHCSVVREYCGHGIGREFHEEPQVLHYGKPGTGLELQAGMTFTIEPMLNNGKRHVRMLPDGWTVVTKDHSLSAQWEHTVLVTPDGVEILTLREEEKV from the coding sequence ATGTCCGTATCCATTAAAAACCCCGAGGAAATCGAAAAAATGCGGGTGGCCGGCCGTCTGGCCGCCCAGGTGCTCGAGATGATCGGGCCACACGTCCAGCCCGGGGTGACCACCGGCGAGCTGGACAGTCTGTGCCACGACTTCATCGTCAACGAACAGCAGGCCATCCCCGCGCCGCTCAATTACCGGGGCTTTCCCAGGTCCATCTGCACTTCCGTCAATCACCAGGTCTGCCACGGCATCCCGGGCGACAAGAAGCTCAAGAAGGGCGACATCCTGAATATCGACGTCACGGTGATCAAGGACGGCTTTCACGGCGATACCAGCAAGATGTTCTTCGTCGGCAAGTCCACGCCGGCGGCCGAGCGTCTGGTCAAGGTCACCCGCGAGGCCATGATGGTCGGCATCGAGATGGTCAGGCCCGGCGTGCGTCTGGGCGACATAGGCCACGCCATCCAGCAGTACGCCGAAGCCCGTCACTGCTCCGTGGTGCGCGAGTACTGCGGTCACGGCATCGGGCGCGAATTCCACGAGGAGCCGCAGGTGCTGCACTACGGCAAGCCGGGCACCGGGCTCGAACTCCAGGCCGGCATGACCTTCACCATCGAGCCGATGCTCAACAACGGCAAACGCCATGTCCGCATGCTGCCCGACGGCTGGACGGTGGTGACCAAGGACCACAGCCTTTCCGCGCAATGGGAGCATACCGTGCTGGTCACCCCCGACGGCGTGGAGATTCTCACCCTGCGTGAGGAGGAAAAGGTCTGA
- the glnD gene encoding [protein-PII] uridylyltransferase: MQRAALTAPDFDDRSRLLPQTKEYLRQLSKALQAEFEQDTPITELVRGRAQAVDQLLAGCWHAFGLDEDASLALLAVGGYGRGELHPASDIDILILYPDESHPDEDRLSAFLTFLWDIGLDVGHSVRSLAVCIQEAEADVTVITNLIEKRLITGSQQTFQVLDAALAPERVWNSRDFFSAKLKEQQDRHEKFLASAYRVEPNLKESPGGLRDIQMIGWVCKRHFGTESLQELVEHEFLTQKEYDTLVEGQNFLWQVRFALHQICGRKEDRLLFEFQRQLAHHFGYTEDANNASIEAFMQRYYRTVMELERLNEMLLQHFYEEILLGGRKNIPVVALNRRFQSRGGYLEAINPQVFSHYPPSLLELFLVLQQHPELVGIRASTIRLIRAHLHLIDQRFRKDLICRSLFMEMFRHGEGLTATLRMMNRHGVLAAYLAPFSNVVGRMQFDLFHVYTVDEHILMVVRNLRRFAIPEFRHELPQCSSIFENLPKPELLYLAGLFHDVAKGRGGDHSELGAEDALQFCLDHGLSQYDAHLVAWLVRAHLIMSMTAQRRDISDPVVIHEFAQQVGSTTRLDYLYLLTVADIRGTNPDLWNDWKGRLLADLYQRTRRALREGLDQPLNANELIAEVQNEALALLRDREIDEETARRCWSVLDADYFLRHSADEVAWHVQVRLQADPAELPVVEIRRKTGRGSTEILIFTRDDPRLFALVTAVLAQAGLDILDARIFTTDDGYTLDTFLALDEDGEPITETHHIRHIRQALLEALHTPTALPVVQRMTPRVLKQFSVPCRVSFSNPEWLRYTVMDLTAADRPGLLAKVGKVMAELGLRVHKARIATVSEVADDVFFITDGQGRKVTGDTPQEEIRARLVEALGTADVPAQPPPAGLETK, encoded by the coding sequence TTGCAGCGCGCCGCCCTGACGGCGCCCGATTTCGACGACCGCAGCCGGCTGCTGCCGCAGACCAAGGAATACCTGCGCCAGCTGTCCAAGGCGCTGCAGGCCGAATTCGAGCAGGACACGCCCATCACCGAACTGGTGCGCGGGCGCGCCCAGGCCGTGGATCAGCTGCTGGCCGGCTGCTGGCATGCCTTCGGCCTGGACGAGGATGCCTCGCTGGCCCTGCTCGCGGTGGGCGGCTACGGCCGGGGCGAACTGCACCCGGCGTCAGATATCGACATCCTGATCCTCTATCCGGACGAATCGCATCCCGACGAAGACCGGCTGTCCGCCTTTTTGACCTTCCTCTGGGATATAGGTCTCGACGTGGGGCACAGCGTGCGCAGTCTCGCGGTCTGCATCCAGGAGGCCGAAGCCGACGTCACGGTGATCACCAACCTGATCGAAAAGCGCCTGATCACGGGATCGCAACAGACGTTTCAGGTGCTGGACGCCGCCCTGGCGCCGGAACGGGTATGGAACAGCCGGGATTTCTTCAGCGCCAAGCTCAAGGAGCAGCAGGACCGGCACGAAAAGTTTCTCGCCTCGGCGTACCGGGTGGAGCCGAACCTGAAGGAAAGCCCGGGCGGGCTGCGCGACATCCAGATGATCGGCTGGGTCTGCAAGCGCCATTTCGGCACCGAATCCCTGCAGGAGCTGGTCGAACACGAGTTCCTCACGCAAAAGGAATACGACACGCTGGTCGAAGGCCAGAATTTCCTCTGGCAGGTCCGTTTCGCCCTGCATCAGATCTGCGGACGCAAAGAGGATCGCCTGCTGTTCGAGTTCCAGCGTCAGCTCGCCCACCATTTCGGTTACACGGAGGACGCCAACAACGCCTCGATCGAGGCCTTCATGCAGCGCTACTACCGCACCGTGATGGAACTGGAGCGGCTGAACGAGATGCTGCTGCAGCATTTCTACGAGGAGATTCTGCTCGGCGGCCGCAAGAACATTCCCGTCGTGGCGTTGAACCGGCGTTTCCAGTCCCGCGGCGGTTATCTGGAGGCGATCAATCCGCAGGTCTTCAGTCACTATCCGCCTTCCCTGCTCGAGCTCTTCCTGGTGCTGCAACAGCATCCGGAACTGGTCGGCATCCGGGCCAGCACGATTCGCCTGATCCGCGCCCATCTGCATCTCATCGACCAGCGCTTCCGCAAGGACCTGATCTGCCGCAGCCTGTTCATGGAGATGTTCCGCCACGGCGAGGGCCTTACCGCCACGCTGCGCATGATGAACCGGCACGGCGTGCTGGCGGCCTATCTGGCGCCATTCAGCAATGTGGTGGGTCGCATGCAGTTCGATCTGTTCCACGTGTACACCGTGGACGAGCACATCCTGATGGTGGTGCGCAATCTGCGCCGCTTCGCGATACCCGAATTCCGCCATGAGCTGCCGCAGTGCAGCAGCATTTTCGAAAACCTGCCCAAGCCCGAGCTCCTTTACCTGGCGGGCCTGTTCCACGATGTCGCCAAGGGTCGCGGCGGCGACCACTCGGAACTGGGTGCGGAGGATGCGCTGCAGTTCTGCCTCGACCACGGCCTCAGCCAATACGACGCTCACCTGGTCGCCTGGCTGGTGCGCGCCCATCTGATCATGTCGATGACGGCCCAGCGCCGCGACATCAGTGACCCGGTGGTGATTCACGAGTTCGCCCAGCAGGTCGGCAGCACCACCCGCCTGGACTATCTCTATCTGCTGACGGTGGCCGACATTCGCGGCACCAACCCCGACCTGTGGAACGACTGGAAAGGCCGGTTGCTGGCCGACCTGTATCAACGGACCCGGCGCGCCCTGCGCGAGGGGCTGGATCAGCCGCTGAACGCAAACGAACTCATCGCGGAGGTCCAGAACGAGGCATTGGCGTTATTGCGGGACAGGGAGATCGACGAAGAGACGGCGCGGCGTTGCTGGTCGGTGCTCGACGCGGATTATTTTCTGCGCCATTCGGCGGACGAGGTCGCCTGGCACGTGCAGGTCCGCCTGCAGGCCGATCCCGCCGAGCTGCCGGTGGTCGAGATCCGTCGCAAGACGGGTCGTGGCAGCACCGAAATCCTGATCTTCACCCGCGACGATCCGCGCCTGTTCGCGCTGGTGACGGCGGTGCTGGCGCAGGCCGGACTCGATATCCTGGATGCGCGCATCTTCACCACCGACGACGGCTACACCCTGGACACCTTCCTGGCGCTGGACGAGGACGGCGAGCCGATTACGGAAACGCATCACATCCGGCATATTCGCCAGGCACTGCTCGAGGCCCTGCATACGCCGACGGCGTTGCCGGTGGTCCAGCGCATGACGCCGCGGGTGCTCAAGCAGTTCTCGGTGCCCTGCCGGGTCAGCTTTTCCAATCCCGAATGGCTCCGGTATACCGTCATGGATCTCACCGCGGCCGACCGCCCGGGCCTGCTCGCCAAGGTCGGCAAGGTCATGGCGGAACTGGGGCTGCGGGTGCACAAGGCGCGTATCGCCACGGTCAGCGAAGTCGCCGACGACGTCTTTTTCATTACCGACGGACAGGGGCGGAAGGTGACGGGTGACACGCCGCAGGAAGAAATCCGCGCCCGCCTGGTCGAGGCGCTCGGCACGGCGGATGTGCCCGCGCAACCGCCGCCGGCAGGTCTGGAGACCAAATAA